GTATGAATGTTACATACTTACATGCAAGCAGTATGCAAGGTTCTTTTGATTTAGatcaacaaaattttattatttatgtagtcCTGTCAAAGTGTCATAGCTATATAATActacaaaataactaaacaaaaaaactaaaagctaTGAGAAAAATTAATActgatattatatatgtttgctatttaaatcctaaaaactttttttcttatcaaacaatttataaaCCCACAATTCAAACTTTTTAACCAATAGCAATgatttatgatatattttttttttctccattatagaaacaatgtttttagAGTTGTCACACAACttgacaaacaaataaaatttagttttttaaatcaGACATAAACATTTTATCTGTGAGGTTTATATGTCTGCAATCAAACAGTCGTATATTTGGTCTTTCAACTCTTATTTGAGAGGGCTAAATATACTCTTTCTCTTTTTAACCTAAATATACTCTTTGCTGCCAATCTTATTCATAATTTAATTGATTCTAGAGTGAGAAGTTGGAGTAattgattgttttgttttgtttgtcaaaagaaaaggaCACAGTCGGCTAAAAACGCGTCCAACTTAACAAAAAGATAACCACTTTTGTAACCCATCCTTTAAGTAGCTTTTatagttaattaatatattagacTTATTCACGTGTCTGTACTAAAATATATGTAGAGTAGACACCCAATCATTTACTCTCAAACCTAAGGGTTGATATGCCATTTATAACAAAGCTCTGTTATTTATTAATGGAGATTACTGAAAtgtgttgctcaaaaaaaaggAGATTCAGATTGTAAAATTCTGTTCGAGCTGATTCAGATTGTAAAATTCGAAGGAGCTCGTCGAGTTCTAATTTACTTACCAATCGATTTAGTTCATTAGAATCCTcagatgaggatgatgatgcaTCACTACCAGATGAAGATTTGGACCCAAAGGAAAACTTGTCTCCATTTGGCAAAGTATTTCTGCGGGATAGACCGGTTAAACCATCTACAAAAGCTAGAGAGATGCAGTCGCATCCGGTAGCTCGTGGACAGGGTAATCGCAACCGTGGAAATTGTGGCCGAGGTAAAAGAGGTGGACGTGATTGACTCTCTAGGTAGCTGAGTTTCCTCTTTGCTATTGCTCTATTTCTTTCTCTATGTTAAGTAGCTAAGCTTTATCTAGCTTACTCTTTTTCTTTACTAAGCTTTATCTTTGCTCTACTTATTTTCAAAAACTGTGTGACTTTTGTCATGGCTATATGgttactttaattttaatagaaagcctgttacagaaaaaaaaaaggagattaCTGAAATGAACTGGATATAAACTATATACTCAACTTAGTCCTTTAAATTGTTAatgttatgtttaaaaaaatcagactccATTATTTCGTATGCAAACAAAGAAGTTGTTGGGTCCATTTCTTTTCTGTGTGTTTCTGATATTTGAGATAGGAGTCACTAGCTAGTTTTTACAGTTTACCAGGACAACAAGAAgaagttttaaactttatacGATTTTTGTCTCAAGTTTCTCTTCTATATCTGATTCTAAtaatttgatgatgattactTGACCAACCGCTTTATACTAGAGGAAACCTCTTCGTTCATGTGTTATTAAAGACGCAATTATTGATTTTTGTCgtaagaacaaaacaaaagatcTTCTTTACTGAACGACATGTCCAGTGTCCAGCCAAGAGCCCACCACACAAAACGTATTTTCTGAATTTCAGTTCgatgtttttgaattttctcaCTTGGGAATTAAAATCCACTTGCCAAGCTGTATGGATGTAACTCAAAATATCGCTTAGTTTCTATAAATatacattgaaaaaaaaatattgttgtgACGATATTGACTGTGGACGTATATATAAGAGACTCGCTGAATATATTCCGAGATTTGCATGGTTGGCTAATTGTTTATTTCCTTTCTTACGAAAATTCCTCCTATAAATTTTTCACCAACCTTCCTTTTCTTTATAGTTGTCTTCCCTTGAAATTCTCCAAGATTTGTTctctcctttcttttttttttgtcttctctGTAAGTGTTCATTACTGAACAGCCAACTTTTCAGTGAAGTACATAGAGAGATTCTTGAATTCTTACAGATAAATCCAGAGAAACTGTGAAGAAACACAAAAGATGAAGTTTGGGGAAGAGTTTGAAGGGCAGATGGTTCCAGAATGGCAACAAGCTTACATGAATTATTCTTGTCTCAAATCCATTCTTCAAGAAATCCAAAACTCACGGAAAAGATCAAGAACAGAAGGTGACTTGAGACCCAAGAAATCTGTTTACCGCAACTTCAGCGGCCTGACAAAGCGGTACAGCCGTGCCGCCTCCTATCTGGAACTCGAAAACCAGGACATTATGGTGAGTACAAGGATTGGTGAAGATGGGTTTGAGAGACACGAGACGAGTATCATGAAAGTTGCGGAAGCAGGAAGAGAGTCAGAGCTCGTCTTCTTTAAAACCCTAGATCTGGAGTTTGACAAAGTGAATCGTTTTTACCGGTCTAAAGTGGATGAAATGGTGAAGGAGGCAGTGGCTTTGAACAAACAAATGGATGCTCTGATTGCTTTCAGACTCAAAGTTGATCGACCTGCTTCTCCTTGGACCTGCTCTGAAACAGTAGCAGTTGACGTGGATGCCTTGGATTCCAAGGAACAGAGTAAGTTCTCGTAGATTGTTTCTTTGTTAGTAGGTTCAGTATGAAAGGACAAGAAGTTTGAATcttgttgtgtttttttgtgtgtttgatttTGAAGGGATGAAGTCATTAGCTGAAGAGATGGGAATCCAAGAAGATGGATCCAACGGTAGAGATTCAACGAAAGAGATCACACCGGAGGCAAGTGTTCTTGACCGTATCAGATTAAACAAAACACAGGAAACTCCACTGTCCACAATAAGAAATATCCTCAAGCTATCTAACCAAGAAGAGCTCAAATTCACAAAAGAGAATCTCAAGAAAATAGAAGAACGGCTCAAGAATGTCTTTATCGACTTTTATCGCAAGCTTAGACATCTCAAGAACTACAGGTATGCATATTTTTTCTTAGGCATTCTTAATAAAAAGGCAACTCATAAAGGTGTTTTTATTTGATCCATGTTCTGTTCACAATTATCTCAGCTTCCTGAATACCCTGGCGATTTCAAAGATCATGAAGAAATATGATAAGGTAACACctgatttatatatatgtataggtttcttgatatttatttatgctCTGAGATTTTGTGAGTTCGAAACAATTTTGTaagaattttaatatattacaaaaaatgGGGAcctatgtttatttttatttttttctaaaaaatttggGATTCAAAACTAATGCTTGGTTTGACTATTCTGAGGACCACCACGGCcatgtattttattaatatgttattgGTATTTCTTCTCTATCAGATTGCTTCAAGAAGTGCAGCAAAACCTTACATGGAGATGGTAGATAAGTCCTACCTCACTAGCTCTGATGAGGTTACTAAACATCTCTACATGAAACTTACTATTTGCTTCTAATGATACTACAAACTACAAACATAAGCTTTATTGACATTTTACAGATCAACAAACTTATGGTGAGAGTTGAGTCTATTTTCGTCGAGCATTTCGCCAGTTCGAACCGAAGCAAAGGAATGAATCTCTTAAGACCAAAAGTGAAGAAAGAAAGACATCGTATAACGTTTTCAACTGGTAACTAGATAAAACATCCCAATATAGATCACATTTTATAATAGTTACTTCATGAAAAAGTAATCACAATCTTCTTTATCAGGCTTTTTTGTGGGCTGCTCAGTCTCTCTAGTGATTGCTCTTGTCTTGTTCATCCATGTACGCAACATAATCGGCACAGATGGACAAATACTCTACATGGAGACAATGTTTCCTCTCTACAGGTTCAAACCAATACATCTTTAGATTCCTCTCTATAACTgaatcaattattttttctcGCTGACAAGAATGTTTCTTAAACCATGTTTTTTCAGTTTGTTTGGATTCATTGTCCTGCACATGATCATGTATGCTTCAAACATTTACTATTGGAAGAAATACCGAGTGAATTACTCGTTCATATTCGGATTCAAAGAAGGAACAGAGCTTGGTTACAGACCAGTTCTGCTTCTAAGCTTTGGTCTCGGCACTCTTGCTCTAGCTGCGGTTCTTATAAACCTTGACATGGAGATGGATCCTAATACTAATGACTACAAGACAATCACTGAACTTCTTCCACTTTTCGTTGTAGCTGTAAGTTGTTCATTATCCACTACAACCACCAAGAATGTTATATCATTATGTTATTacaataaatcaataataacaatatttcatATGTACAATGTTTTGCAGATAGTAATGGCCATTTCTGTCTGTCCCTTCAATATCTTCTATAGGTCAAGCCGCTTCTTCTTCCTAGCAGTTATATTCCGCTGCATAGCTGCACCACTCTACAAGGTACTTTAGTCAATATATATCATGGTAAAAAAAGATCGATAAACATCTTAATTTTGTTctcattataaatttgtataggTTAGTCTTCCGGATTTTTTCTTGGCGGACCAGTTA
This is a stretch of genomic DNA from Raphanus sativus cultivar WK10039 unplaced genomic scaffold, ASM80110v3 Scaffold3447, whole genome shotgun sequence. It encodes these proteins:
- the LOC108819584 gene encoding phosphate transporter PHO1 homolog 8: MKFGEEFEGQMVPEWQQAYMNYSCLKSILQEIQNSRKRSRTEGDLRPKKSVYRNFSGLTKRYSRAASYLELENQDIMVSTRIGEDGFERHETSIMKVAEAGRESELVFFKTLDLEFDKVNRFYRSKVDEMVKEAVALNKQMDALIAFRLKVDRPASPWTCSETVAVDVDALDSKEQRMKSLAEEMGIQEDGSNGRDSTKEITPEASVLDRIRLNKTQETPLSTIRNILKLSNQEELKFTKENLKKIEERLKNVFIDFYRKLRHLKNYSFLNTLAISKIMKKYDKIASRSAAKPYMEMVDKSYLTSSDEINKLMVRVESIFVEHFASSNRSKGMNLLRPKVKKERHRITFSTGFFVGCSVSLVIALVLFIHVRNIIGTDGQILYMETMFPLYSLFGFIVLHMIMYASNIYYWKKYRVNYSFIFGFKEGTELGYRPVLLLSFGLGTLALAAVLINLDMEMDPNTNDYKTITELLPLFVVAIVMAISVCPFNIFYRSSRFFFLAVIFRCIAAPLYKVSLPDFFLADQLTSQVQALRSLQFYVCYYGWGDFRLRRNTCRSSDVYNTFYFIVAVIPYWSRFLQCVRRLIEEKDISQGFNAIKYFLTIVAVCLRTAYSLNRGNTWRIGAWVFSALATFYGTYWDIVHDWGFLHNPSKTWLREKLLVPNKSVYYVAMVVNVVLRLAWLQTVLDFNVSFLHRETMIALLAILEIIRRGIWNFFRLENEHLNNVGKFRAFKTVPLPFNYGEEEESR